The following is a genomic window from Amycolatopsis australiensis.
GCCGGCGTGCTCGATGCCCGCGAAGAACCCGCCCAGCACCGGGCCGAGCACGGTGGACAGGCCGAACACGGCGAGGATGTAACCCTGGTACTTGGCGCGTTCCCGCGGCGGCACGATGTCGCCGAGGATGGTCATGGCCAGCGACATCAGACCGCCGGCGCCGAGGCCCTGCACCGCGCGGAACGCGGCCAGCTGGTACATCGACTGCGCGAAGGTGGAAGCCAGCGAGCCGATGACGAAGATGCTGATCGCGGCCAGGTAGAACGGCTTGCGGCCGTAGATGTCGGAAAGCTTGCCGTAGATCGGCGTGACGATCGTCGAGGTGATCAGGTACGCCGTGGTCGCCCACGCCTGCAGGTCGAAGCCGTGCAGGTCGTTGGCGATCTTGACGATCGACGTACCGACGATCGTCTGGTCGAGCGCGGCGAGGAACATGCCGCACATGAGGCCGCTCAGGATCGTGACGATCTGGCGGTGGCTCAGCCGGGGTGGTTGCTTCACCTCGGCGTGTGCCGGTGCTTCGGTGGTGGAACTCATGCGTTGGCCCCCTTGGCCGGTGCAGTGGCGGACGCGTGCGCGTCGGCCAGCTGTGGAGAGTGGTTCTCGATACCTGTGTTGAGCCGGCCGAAGAGCCGGTTCAGGGTCTGGATCTCCCCTTCGGTCCAGTCCCCGAGTACTTCGGCCAGCCACTGGTTGCGCTTCTTGCGGTTCTCTTCGAACACCCGCATGCCCTCGGCCGTCGGCGCGAGCAGGCAGGCCCGCCCGTCCTCCGGGTCGGCCTGGCGCTCGACCAGGCCGTGCTGGACGAGCGAGCTCGACTGCCTGCTGATCGTCGAGATCTCGGAGTGCAGCGACTCGGCGAGCCTGCTGGTGCGCTGCGGGCCCTCGTGGATGAGGGTGAAGAGGATCGCGTAGGCCGCCCGTTCGATCCCGTCCGGACCCTGCTTGGACACCTGCGACTTCGCCTTGTTGACCAGGCGGACGAGACGGACGAGCTCGTGCCCGAGCTGGTCGGCGAGGTCCAGTTCGGCCGTGGGCCGGGTGGCGGAGCGGTTCGGTGCCATGGATGGAGTCCTTCACGGCGTTGGTTGGCGGCTGCAACTAGTTGCCTACGGCAAGAATGTGCCTTCACTAGCGGTTATGCAAGCGGAGGCGCCGCCGATGTGTCGGAACACACTTTAGTTGCCATATGCAAGCAGATTTCCGGCGGCTCCCGGAACAAACGCGGCGGCATCCGGTTGGTACAGCTATGACGGACGACACAGCGCTGAAGGACTTCCTCGCCGCGCGCCGCCACGGCGTGCTGGCCACGATCCGCCGCGACGGGCGGCCCCAGCTGTCCACGATCACGCACCTGTACGACCCGGAGACGAACACGATCACCGCGCCGATCACCGAGACCCGGGCGAAGACGAAGAACATGCGCCGCGACCCGCGGGTGACCTACCACGTGGGCAGCGAGGACGGCTGGAGCTACGTGGTCGCGGAAGGCCGCGCCGAGCTGAGCCCGCCGGCGGCGGCACCGGACGACGCGACCGTGGAGGCGCTCGTCGACTACTACCGCCGGGCGGCGGGCGAGCACCCCGACTGGGCCGAGTACCGCGCCGCCATGGTCACCGACCAGCGCGTGCTGCTGCGGGTGCACGTGGAGAAGCTGCTCGGACTGGTCCGTTGAGGCCGATTTCGAAAGAGAACTTCCGCTCTGCGGACTATCCGGGCTTACCATGAGGCCATGGGCAACGAAGCTTTGGTCACCCGCCTGCGCGACCTGCTCGGCCGGAACGCCGTGCTCACCGATTCCGACGTCACGGCCTCCTACGCGCGCGACATGATGCCGCTGGCGCCGTCCGGCAAGCCGCTCGCGGTCGTGCTGCCGGCCAACGTCGAGCAGGTGCAGGCCGTGGTCAAGGCGTGCGCCGAGGCGAAGGTGCCGATCGTGCCGCGCGGCGCGGGCAGCGGCCTGTCCGGCGCCGCGAACGCCATCGACGGCTGCGTGACGCTGTCGCTGACCAAGCTCGACCAGATCGTCGAGATCGACCCGGGCAACCGGCTCGCCGTCGTGCAGCCCGGCGTCGTCAACCTGGACTTCCGCACCGCCGTCGAGAAGCACGGGCTGTTCTACCCGCCGGACCCGTCGAGCTACGACTGGTGCACGATCGGCGGCAACCTGTCGACCAACGCGGGCGGCCTGTGCTGCGTGAAGTACGGCGTCACGACCGACTCGGTCCTCGGCCTGGAAGTCGTCCTGGCCGACGGGTCACTGCTGAAGACCGGGCGGCGGACGGTGAAGGGCGTCGCCGGGTACGACCTGGCGCGGCTGTTCGTCGGCAGCGAGGGCACGCTCGGCGTCATCACGCAGGCGACGGTCCAGCTCAAGCCACTGCCGCAGGCGCCGGCGACGCTGGTCGCGGGGTTCTCGACGACCGAAGCCGCCGGGGAGGCCGTGGCCCGCGTGGTGCGCGAAGGGCTCGTGCCGTCGTTGCTGGAGATCATGGACGCGTCGTCGATCAAGGCAGCCGAGACGTACCTCAAGACGGATCTGGGCGCGGGCTCGGACTGCCAGGCACTGCTGCTGGGCCAGTCGGACGCGGGCGGCGAGGTCGCCCGCCGCGAGCTGGCGGCGCTGGAGCAGATCTGCGTCGACTGCGGCGCGGACCTGGCGTACACGACGGAGGACCTCGAAGAGGGCCGGATGCTCCTGCAGGCCCGCCGGGTGGTGCTGACCGCCTTGGAGACGTACGGGCTGTGGCTGACCGACGACGTGTGCGTCCCGCGCACGCGCATCGCGGAGCTGATCCGCGGCTGCGAGAAGATCAGCGAAGAGGTGGGCCTGCGCATCGCGGTGGTGGGCCACGCGGGCGACGGCAACATGCACCCGACGATCGTGTACCAGTCCGACGACCCGGACGAGTTCGCCAGGGCCCGGCGGGCGTTCGACGAAATCCTCGAGGTGGGCCTGTCCCTGGGCGGCACGGTGACCGGCGAGCACGGGGTGGGCAAGATCAAGCGCGAGTGGCTGGCGCGGGAGATCGGGCCGGTCGGGCTGCGCGTGCACCGGCAGATCAAGCAGGCGCTGGATCCGGAGAACCTGTTCAACCCGGGTTCGATGTTTTCGATGGCGGAGTGATCAGTCCTTGACGCGCGGAATCCGCTGCGTGACCTCGGGATCGGTCTCTGCGAGAGCCTTCTTCCCACGCCGCGACTTCAGGTACTCGAGGACGATCGGCACCACCGAGATCAGCACGATCAGCACGAAGATCGCGTCGATGTTGTTGCCGATGAACGGGATGTCGCCGAGCACGTAGCCGAGCACCGTGATGCCCGCGGCCCACAGGATGCCGCCGATCACCGTGTACGTGAAATACGTCTTCGGGTTCATCCGGCCGATGCCGGCGATCCAGGTGATGAACGTCCGGACGAAGGGCACGAACCGGGCCAGCACGACCGCCTTCGGGCCGTGCTTCTCCAGGAACGCGTGCGTCTTGTCGACGTGCTCCCGCTTGAAGAACTTCGAGTCCGGCCTGCTGAACAGCTTGGGCCCGGCGAAGTAGCCGATGTAGTAGCCGACGACGTTGCCCAGCAGCGCCGAGACCGTGACGAGGATGCAGGTCAGCCAGAGCGGGAGCAGCCCGCCGCCCGCGATGAGCAGGCCCGCCGTGAACAGCAGCGAGTCACCGGGCAGCACCGGGAAGATGCTGCTCTCGATGAAGATGACGAGGCACAGCACCGCTACCGCGGGCCCGGCCACCCCGGCGAGCAGGGTGTGCGGGTCCAGCCATGACGGCAGCAGCGACATCGTGTTGACCGTGCTCTGGGCGAGAATCACCCCAAAAACGGTACAGGGTCACCCTGAGTCGTGGCTGAGACCCGGTCAGACCAGCGTGAGCAGGCCCACGACGGACCCCGCGGCGAGACCGAGCAGCACCGCCAGCAGCAGGATCCAGTACGCGGGCAGCTGCGCGCCCTGCCGCGCGGGCGGTGGCTCCGGCGGGGGTGAGTACGCCGTGGGAGCCTCCGAAGCGGCGTCCAGCGCGGCCCGCTCGCGCTCCAGCGAGTCCGCGCTCGCGCCCGACAGCAACCCGTAAGCCGAGGGCAGCTCGTTGATCGCGCTGGCGGGGACCGCGTCGGTGCCCGGCTCCGGCTCCCGGACCGGAGCGGACGCCGTGGACGACGCCTGCGGGGCGAAGACGGCTTGCGCGCGAAGGGCGTCCGCCAGCAGCTGCTCGGGGTCCTTCGGCTCGCTCATCTCCGCCCGTCCGCTCGTCGGGAACCTACGTACTCAAGGTAGCCGTACCCACCTCGGCGACCCATTCGCCCCGGCGCAGCACCTTCGCGGGCCGCAGGTCCTGGTCGAGGACCACGATGTCGGCCGCGTAGCCGGTGCACAGCATCCCCGTGCGGTCGGCGATGCCGAGCAGCTCGGCGGGCCGCTGCGACGTCGCGTGCACGGCGTCGAGGATGCCGAGTTTCGCACCCCGGACCAGATTCCGGAAGGCGGTGTCCATCGTCAGCGTGCTGCCGGCCAGCGAGCCGTTGTCGGCGAGAGTGGCGACGCCGTCGTGCACGTCGACCTCCAGCCGGCCCAGCGTGTAGCGGCCGTCGGCGGCGTCGGTGGCCGACATCGCGTCGGTGATCAGGACCGTCCGGTCGCGGCCCGCGTGCCTGGCGGCCAGCCGCACGACGGTCGGGTGCAGGTGGACCAGGTCGCAGATGAGCTCGATCGTGATGCGCTCGTCATCGAGCAGTGCCCCGACCGGGCCGGGCTCGCGGTGGTGGAGCGGCCGCATGCCGTTGAACAGGTGCGTCGCGACGGTGGCGCCCGCGTCGATGGCGGGCAGCAGCTGCTCCTCGACGCCGTCGGTGTGCCCGATGGCCGCGATGACGCCCGATTCGGCCAGCTGGCGGACGGCCTTGACGCCGCCGTGCAGCTCGGGGGCGATGGTGACCATCCGGATCGCGCCCTGGCCCGCGCGCAGGAGCTTGTCGACCGTGCCGGTGTCGGGCTCGAGGAGCGTCTCCGGGTCGTGCGCCCCGCAGCGGGCCTTCGAGATGAACGGCCCCTCCAGGTGGATGCCCGCGACCTCCTCGTCCTGGACGAGCTCACGCAGCGCGGCCACTTGCTCACGCAGGATGTCCACCGGGTCGGACACCAGGCTGGCGAGCATGGTCGTGGTGCCGTGACGGCGGTGCGCTCGCACCGCCGTCAGGAGCTCTTCCGGATCGGGGGAGGTGAACGAAGCACCTCCCCCGCCGTGGCAGTGGGTGTCGACGAACCCGGGCACGACCAGTGCCCCACCGACGTCGACGTGCTCGCCCGAAGGCGGGGTCCCGGAACCCACGCCGGCGATCCGCCCGTCGGAGACGGCCACCCAGCCGTCGTCGAGTAAACGGTCCGGGGTTGCCACCCGGCCGCCCATGATCACGAAATCTCCGGCGCCTCTCACGCCCCCCAGCATATATTGGTCTGGACCAAGCATGGTGATACGACTCAGTGATCGGAATGGTCCACCCGGGTCACTGTGGGGCCTGCATGGCCTTCTGGAGTGCCTCGAGCGCCCGGCTGGCGGTCGATTTCACGGTACCCTTGGAAATGCCTGCCGCCTCAGAGATTTCGGCCTCGCTCAGCCCACCGTAGTAACGCAGCACCAGCACCTCGCGCTGCCGGGGTGGCAGCTTGGACAGCGCGGCGACGACGGCCTGGTGCTCGCTGGAGAGCATCGCGAGGCTCTCGGCGGAGCGGGCGTTGACCGCGTGCGGCGGCACGTACTCCCGGGCGGTCTTGCGGCGGCGCAGCACGCTGCGCGACCCGTTGACCACGGCGGTGCGCAGGTAGCCGACGGCGGCCGCGGCGTCACGCAGCCGTCCCCAGTTGCGGTGCAGGCCGGTGAAGGCCTCCTGGACCACGTCTTCCGCCGTCGCGGGCTCGTCGACCAGCAGAATCGCCAGCCGGACCAGTCGCATGCGGTGCTGGCGGTAGAGGTCTTCGAGGGTCAGCGGCGCGGCCGTCTGCGCCGGGACCGGACCGTCCATGACCCGCAGGTGGCCGAGGGTCGCCTCGACGCTGCGTTCCGCATTGCCCTCGAGCATGAACCCCTGCCTGTCCTCGACCCCGGTCTGCACGTGGTGCCGCGTCAGCAGGTTCACGGTATTCACAGCGCTCACACAGGTACTGACGCACACCCAGCCTATCGGGTTGGCCTGCCGTCGCCACCGATCGCCCGCCGTGATCCGGGTAGCGTCGGACCCGTCCCGTCCGTGCGACCCCGGAGCGCCCCTCATGGCCTGGTTCCTCGTCGAAATCACCTACGTCCAGGAGAAGATGCCGGACGTCCGGCCGCGGCACCGCGAGTTCCTGGGCAAACTGGCCGAGCAGGGCCGCGTCGCGGTCGCCGGCCCGCTCGGCGACGGCACCGGCGGCGTGACGCTCTACCAGGCCGACGACGAGGCGCACCTGAAGGAGACGATCGACCAGGACCCGTACTTCCTGGAGGGTGTCGTCGCGGAGCGGACGGTGCGCGAGTTCAAGCCGGTGATCGGCGCCTGGCTGCCCGCCTAGGCGGACCGGCCGGACAACTCGTAGTCCGCCGGGTCGACCTTGCGCGTCTCCAGCCAGTACCGCCAGGTGAAGCCCGGCCAGATCGTCCGGTTCACGCCCTTCGCGTCCAGGTACCAGCTCTTGCAGCCGCCCTGGGTCCAGACGCCCTTGACCAGCTTGTCCTGGATCTCCCGCTGGAACCGCTCCTGCACGCCCGGCCGGACGTCGAGCGCGGCGGCGTCGCGGGAGTCGGCCAGCTTGATCGCGTCGACGACGTACCGCGACTGCGACTCGATCATGAACACCACCGAGTTGTGGCCCAGCGCGGTGTTCGGGCCGAGCAGGAAGAACAGGTTGGGGAAGCCGGACACGGTGATGCCCTTGTGCGTCCGCATGCCTTCGGTGGCCCACTCCTTGGCGAGGTTGCGGCCGTCGACGCCGGTGATGTCCAGGTACTCCAGCGCGTCGGTCACCTTGAAGCCGGTGCCGTAGATGATCGCGTCGACCTCGTGCTCCACGCCGGAGCCGTCGACGATCGAGTGCGCCTTGACCTCCTTGACCCCCGCCGTGACGACGTCCACGTTCGGCCGGTTCAGCGCCGGGTAGTAGTCGTTGGAGATCAGGACGCGCTTGCAGCCCATCGTGTAGCGCGGCGTGACCTTCTTGCGCAGCGCGGGATCCTGGACACCCTTCGCGATGTGCCGCTTCGCGATCAGCTCGCCCGCCTTCATGATCGCCGGGTGGCCGTTGAAGCCGATGGCGCGTGCCTCGAGGAACCAGTACAGCGCGTTGCGGTACAGGCGCTGCGTGCCAGGAACGCGCTTGAACAGCGTCCGCGCCCACCGCGGCATCGCGTGGTCCGGCTTGGGCATGATCCACGGCGGCGTGCGCTGGAACAGCGTCAGCTCGGCGACTTCGGGGGCGATCCGGGGGACGAACTGGATCGCGCTGGCCCCGGTCCCGACCACCGCGACCTTCTTGCCGCGCAGGTCGTACTCGTGGTTCCAGCGCGCCGAGTGCCAGGTCTGGCCGGCGAACTTCGCGATCCCGGGCAGCTCCGGGATCTGCGGGATGTGCAGGCCGCCGACGCCGGAGACGAGGAACTGGGCGACGAACTCGCGGCCGTCCTTGGTCGTCGCCGTCCAGCGGCGGTCCCGTTC
Proteins encoded in this region:
- a CDS encoding MarR family winged helix-turn-helix transcriptional regulator, whose protein sequence is MAPNRSATRPTAELDLADQLGHELVRLVRLVNKAKSQVSKQGPDGIERAAYAILFTLIHEGPQRTSRLAESLHSEISTISRQSSSLVQHGLVERQADPEDGRACLLAPTAEGMRVFEENRKKRNQWLAEVLGDWTEGEIQTLNRLFGRLNTGIENHSPQLADAHASATAPAKGANA
- a CDS encoding PPOX class F420-dependent oxidoreductase, yielding MTDDTALKDFLAARRHGVLATIRRDGRPQLSTITHLYDPETNTITAPITETRAKTKNMRRDPRVTYHVGSEDGWSYVVAEGRAELSPPAAAPDDATVEALVDYYRRAAGEHPDWAEYRAAMVTDQRVLLRVHVEKLLGLVR
- a CDS encoding FAD-binding oxidoreductase — its product is MGNEALVTRLRDLLGRNAVLTDSDVTASYARDMMPLAPSGKPLAVVLPANVEQVQAVVKACAEAKVPIVPRGAGSGLSGAANAIDGCVTLSLTKLDQIVEIDPGNRLAVVQPGVVNLDFRTAVEKHGLFYPPDPSSYDWCTIGGNLSTNAGGLCCVKYGVTTDSVLGLEVVLADGSLLKTGRRTVKGVAGYDLARLFVGSEGTLGVITQATVQLKPLPQAPATLVAGFSTTEAAGEAVARVVREGLVPSLLEIMDASSIKAAETYLKTDLGAGSDCQALLLGQSDAGGEVARRELAALEQICVDCGADLAYTTEDLEEGRMLLQARRVVLTALETYGLWLTDDVCVPRTRIAELIRGCEKISEEVGLRIAVVGHAGDGNMHPTIVYQSDDPDEFARARRAFDEILEVGLSLGGTVTGEHGVGKIKREWLAREIGPVGLRVHRQIKQALDPENLFNPGSMFSMAE
- a CDS encoding DedA family protein, which gives rise to MILAQSTVNTMSLLPSWLDPHTLLAGVAGPAVAVLCLVIFIESSIFPVLPGDSLLFTAGLLIAGGGLLPLWLTCILVTVSALLGNVVGYYIGYFAGPKLFSRPDSKFFKREHVDKTHAFLEKHGPKAVVLARFVPFVRTFITWIAGIGRMNPKTYFTYTVIGGILWAAGITVLGYVLGDIPFIGNNIDAIFVLIVLISVVPIVLEYLKSRRGKKALAETDPEVTQRIPRVKD
- the nagA gene encoding N-acetylglucosamine-6-phosphate deacetylase, producing MIMGGRVATPDRLLDDGWVAVSDGRIAGVGSGTPPSGEHVDVGGALVVPGFVDTHCHGGGGASFTSPDPEELLTAVRAHRRHGTTTMLASLVSDPVDILREQVAALRELVQDEEVAGIHLEGPFISKARCGAHDPETLLEPDTGTVDKLLRAGQGAIRMVTIAPELHGGVKAVRQLAESGVIAAIGHTDGVEEQLLPAIDAGATVATHLFNGMRPLHHREPGPVGALLDDERITIELICDLVHLHPTVVRLAARHAGRDRTVLITDAMSATDAADGRYTLGRLEVDVHDGVATLADNGSLAGSTLTMDTAFRNLVRGAKLGILDAVHATSQRPAELLGIADRTGMLCTGYAADIVVLDQDLRPAKVLRRGEWVAEVGTATLST
- a CDS encoding RNA polymerase sigma factor; this translates as MLEGNAERSVEATLGHLRVMDGPVPAQTAAPLTLEDLYRQHRMRLVRLAILLVDEPATAEDVVQEAFTGLHRNWGRLRDAAAAVGYLRTAVVNGSRSVLRRRKTAREYVPPHAVNARSAESLAMLSSEHQAVVAALSKLPPRQREVLVLRYYGGLSEAEISEAAGISKGTVKSTASRALEALQKAMQAPQ
- a CDS encoding YciI family protein, with amino-acid sequence MAWFLVEITYVQEKMPDVRPRHREFLGKLAEQGRVAVAGPLGDGTGGVTLYQADDEAHLKETIDQDPYFLEGVVAERTVREFKPVIGAWLPA
- a CDS encoding flavin-containing monooxygenase; the encoded protein is MTERFKVVIVGTGFSGLGQAIQLEKAGIRDYVILEKADEVGGTWRDNSYPGCACDVQSHMYSFSYEQNPDWSRSFSPQPEIFEYLKRVADKYRLREKIRFGVELTGAHWDERDRRWTATTKDGREFVAQFLVSGVGGLHIPQIPELPGIAKFAGQTWHSARWNHEYDLRGKKVAVVGTGASAIQFVPRIAPEVAELTLFQRTPPWIMPKPDHAMPRWARTLFKRVPGTQRLYRNALYWFLEARAIGFNGHPAIMKAGELIAKRHIAKGVQDPALRKKVTPRYTMGCKRVLISNDYYPALNRPNVDVVTAGVKEVKAHSIVDGSGVEHEVDAIIYGTGFKVTDALEYLDITGVDGRNLAKEWATEGMRTHKGITVSGFPNLFFLLGPNTALGHNSVVFMIESQSRYVVDAIKLADSRDAAALDVRPGVQERFQREIQDKLVKGVWTQGGCKSWYLDAKGVNRTIWPGFTWRYWLETRKVDPADYELSGRSA